A region from the Gemmatimonas aurantiaca genome encodes:
- a CDS encoding 1,4-dihydroxy-6-naphthoate synthase, whose product MRTLIFGYSPCPNDTFAFHALAHGLVDAPFTIEPVLLDIEELNRRAHDGAFDLTKLSVGAFAAVGDRYRLLRSGAALGKGVGPLVVARAPMSLEAAIAGGPVAIPGRETTAYRLLRLAAPSLTDTVELRYDRILRAVADGAVHAGLIIHESRFTYADHGLHKVIDLGDWWERETSLPVPLAGICARADLDADMTTAVEQAIRASVQYAFDHPEASREYVRAHAQEMSPEVCAQHIALYVNEHSLDVGDQGLAAIARLVSAGRDP is encoded by the coding sequence ATGCGCACACTCATCTTCGGTTACTCGCCCTGCCCCAATGACACCTTCGCGTTCCATGCGCTCGCGCATGGACTGGTCGACGCACCGTTCACCATCGAACCGGTGCTGCTCGATATCGAGGAGCTCAATCGCCGGGCACACGATGGCGCGTTCGATCTCACCAAACTGAGTGTCGGGGCGTTTGCCGCCGTCGGCGATCGCTATCGGTTGCTCCGCAGCGGTGCGGCACTCGGCAAGGGCGTGGGTCCCCTCGTGGTCGCACGCGCACCCATGTCACTCGAGGCGGCCATTGCCGGCGGCCCGGTCGCCATTCCGGGCCGCGAGACCACGGCATACCGCTTGCTGCGTCTCGCGGCGCCGTCGCTCACCGACACGGTGGAGCTGCGCTACGACCGCATTCTGCGCGCCGTGGCCGACGGAGCGGTGCACGCGGGTCTCATCATTCACGAGAGCCGCTTCACCTACGCCGATCATGGTCTGCACAAGGTGATCGACCTCGGCGACTGGTGGGAACGGGAGACGTCGCTGCCGGTCCCGTTGGCGGGGATCTGCGCCCGCGCCGATCTCGATGCCGATATGACGACCGCAGTGGAGCAGGCCATCCGTGCGTCGGTGCAGTATGCCTTCGATCATCCCGAGGCGAGTCGCGAGTACGTGCGCGCTCACGCGCAGGAGATGTCCCCGGAGGTGTGCGCGCAGCACATCGCACTCTACGTGAACGAGCACTCCCTCGATGTGGGCGACCAGGGACTGGCGGCCATCGCACGCCTCGTCTCCGCTGGCCGCGATCCGTAA